In Mangrovivirga cuniculi, the following proteins share a genomic window:
- the tpiA gene encoding triose-phosphate isomerase yields MRKKIVAGNWKMNLLPEEGKKLTSEIVNMAGDEVPNDVTLVICPPYTHLESVQKLTGDQEKVFLGAQNCHTEESGAYTGEISVPMLKAIGTSYVIIGHSERREYFSETDEFLAKKTDKLLSAGLTPIFCCGESLEQREGGKYVSFVTNQISNSLFHLSEDEIKKVVIAYEPIWAIGTGLTASPEQAQEMHEAIRKHLAEKYNADVANSISILYGGSCKPGNAKELFACEDVDGGLIGGASLKSRDFVDIAKSY; encoded by the coding sequence TCTGAAATAGTAAATATGGCAGGAGACGAAGTCCCTAACGATGTTACTCTGGTTATCTGCCCTCCATATACTCACCTTGAAAGTGTTCAAAAACTAACAGGAGATCAGGAAAAAGTATTTCTTGGGGCTCAGAATTGCCATACTGAAGAAAGTGGTGCATACACAGGGGAAATTTCTGTTCCCATGCTAAAAGCTATTGGTACGAGTTATGTTATAATAGGTCATAGTGAAAGAAGAGAGTACTTCTCGGAAACAGATGAGTTTCTGGCAAAAAAGACTGACAAGTTACTTTCTGCGGGATTGACCCCAATCTTTTGCTGTGGAGAAAGTCTTGAGCAAAGAGAAGGTGGGAAATATGTGTCATTTGTAACCAATCAGATTTCAAATAGTCTGTTTCACCTTTCCGAAGACGAAATTAAAAAAGTGGTTATAGCATATGAGCCAATCTGGGCTATAGGTACCGGGCTGACTGCTTCTCCGGAGCAAGCACAGGAAATGCACGAAGCAATAAGAAAACATCTGGCTGAAAAATATAATGCTGACGTAGCAAACAGCATTTCTATATTATACGGTGGAAGTTGCAAACCTGGCAATGCTAAAGAACTTTTTGCCTGTGAAGATGTAGATGGAGGATTGATCGGGGGCGCCTCATTAAAATCTCGCGACTTCGTAGATATTGCTAAATCTTACTAA